A window of Haliscomenobacter hydrossis DSM 1100 contains these coding sequences:
- the folB gene encoding dihydroneopterin aldolase, which produces MTTIALEGMQFFANHGYYEEEQATHTYFIVDVYVQIGDKSMREVTIADDLTGTVNYEMIYEICKIEMKKTTRLIETLAQRIYNRLKLQFPFATKIEVRLSKKNPPLAGVVDRAYVHIS; this is translated from the coding sequence ATGACGACGATTGCCTTGGAGGGTATGCAGTTTTTTGCGAATCACGGGTATTACGAGGAAGAACAGGCTACCCATACTTATTTTATTGTGGATGTTTACGTGCAAATTGGCGACAAAAGCATGCGCGAAGTGACCATTGCCGATGACCTCACCGGTACGGTCAATTACGAGATGATCTATGAAATTTGTAAAATAGAGATGAAAAAAACCACACGTCTCATCGAAACACTGGCGCAGCGCATTTACAACCGCTTGAAATTACAATTCCCTTTTGCGACCAAAATAGAAGTGCGCCTGAGCAAAAAAAACCCCCCTTTGGCCGGGGTGGTGGACCGGGCGTATGTACACATTAGTTAG
- the rpe gene encoding ribulose-phosphate 3-epimerase — MSQHLVAPSLLAADFTQLAAEMALVNRSQADWLHFDVMDGRFVPNISFGFPIMEAVQKLCQKPLDVHLMILEPEKYISAFRDAGAAVITVHYEACVHLHRTIQEIKASGAKAGVALNPHTPIELLDDILEDVDLILLMSVNPGFGGQKFIYRTIPKIRRLKDRLIERNLSPLIEIDGGVGLQNAEELLKAGANVLVAGNSVFGAKDPEATIAQLKAIGEEVYKF, encoded by the coding sequence ATGAGCCAACACCTCGTTGCGCCGTCGCTTTTAGCCGCTGATTTCACTCAATTGGCCGCCGAAATGGCTTTAGTCAACCGCAGTCAAGCCGACTGGCTACACTTTGATGTCATGGATGGGCGTTTTGTACCCAATATCTCCTTCGGCTTTCCGATCATGGAAGCTGTCCAAAAACTGTGCCAAAAACCATTGGATGTGCATTTAATGATCCTGGAACCTGAAAAATATATTTCAGCCTTCCGCGACGCTGGTGCAGCAGTGATCACCGTGCACTACGAAGCTTGTGTACATTTGCACCGCACCATTCAGGAAATCAAGGCCAGTGGCGCCAAAGCGGGCGTGGCTTTGAATCCACACACGCCCATTGAGTTGCTGGACGATATTCTGGAAGATGTAGATTTGATCCTCCTGATGTCGGTAAATCCGGGTTTTGGCGGACAAAAATTCATTTACCGCACCATTCCTAAAATCCGTCGCCTAAAAGATCGTTTGATAGAGCGAAACCTCTCGCCCTTGATTGAAATCGACGGTGGTGTTGGTCTTCAAAACGCCGAAGAACTGCTCAAAGCGGGTGCCAATGTACTGGTAGCAGGCAATAGCGTTTTTGGAGCCAAAGATCCAGAGGCAACGATCGCGCAGTTGAAGGCGATTGGGGAGGAAGTTTATAAGTTTTAG
- a CDS encoding TonB-dependent receptor plug domain-containing protein, whose protein sequence is MLKAFKTLVLALTLGTTPILVYAQNLSADSTEVKLLDQVVITATKHERKQVQTGKVLSVINAETLRRSSGQSLSELLSRQVGITINGAQNNLGTNPDVYIRGAGTGYTLILLDGIPVNDPANLNNNFDLNLIAIDQIERIEILKGGQSTLYGSDALAGVINIISKQRFQKPLEGQALAAIGSYGTWKGHLGLGGQTAKTTYNLQYTHLNAQGFSSAFDEKNQGGYDNDGFVENNLSTQLKYRLGKDLLVKGLVNYNAYQTDIDAGAFVDDKDYTSSSNNLLGGGGFVFDKKYLRLTLNYAYNATERVFEDDSTSVPATAFAKYARTDYRGKSNFIEAYGNFKFGKKMEFLLGLENRSQNMSQVYNSVSDFGNSREELTSDFTQTSLFSTFASLNVRDLGVFGLEIGGRFNQHSEFGSYSTFNLNPYLFINQQLKTFVNWSSSFKAPTQYQLFSIYGNQGLQPEVGINVELGTQWFSKDQSSQLRAVYFIRSIQDVIIFRSTSGPPFGQYTNFNQQDDAGLELDGQSQLGKLKLGFNYTYVDGKVSTELRPGRDTAYFNLIRRPKHAINLNFGYSIGKKWEVSLALRALGKRIDIYFDNNTFQSRQVELDPYLTLDLYQEYRVNPKLKVFLDLRNLGNQQFFDTYGYNARRFNFTFGLSQKF, encoded by the coding sequence ATGTTAAAAGCATTCAAAACGCTTGTACTGGCCTTGACGCTAGGTACCACTCCTATTCTGGTGTATGCTCAAAACCTCAGTGCAGATTCCACGGAAGTGAAATTACTGGATCAGGTGGTCATTACCGCCACCAAGCACGAACGCAAACAAGTACAAACCGGTAAGGTACTCAGTGTCATCAACGCCGAAACCCTGCGCCGCTCTTCTGGACAAAGCCTGAGCGAATTGCTCAGCCGACAAGTGGGCATCACCATAAACGGTGCCCAAAATAACCTGGGAACCAACCCTGATGTCTACATCCGTGGTGCCGGAACGGGGTACACCTTAATATTATTGGATGGCATTCCAGTGAACGACCCAGCCAACCTCAACAACAACTTTGACCTAAACTTGATTGCTATTGACCAAATTGAACGCATCGAGATCTTAAAGGGTGGTCAGTCAACTTTGTACGGCTCTGATGCGCTGGCGGGCGTAATCAACATCATCAGTAAGCAGCGCTTCCAAAAACCACTCGAAGGTCAAGCCCTGGCAGCCATAGGTAGTTATGGCACCTGGAAAGGGCACCTGGGCTTGGGTGGACAAACTGCAAAAACGACGTATAACCTTCAGTACACCCACCTGAATGCGCAAGGATTTTCGTCCGCTTTTGATGAAAAAAATCAAGGGGGATATGACAACGATGGTTTTGTGGAAAACAACCTCAGCACCCAACTCAAGTATCGTCTCGGCAAGGATTTGTTGGTCAAAGGCCTCGTCAATTACAATGCCTACCAGACAGACATTGACGCCGGAGCGTTTGTTGACGACAAAGATTACACCTCCAGCAGCAACAACTTATTGGGCGGCGGCGGTTTTGTTTTTGACAAAAAATACTTGCGTCTCACCCTGAATTATGCTTACAACGCTACGGAAAGGGTTTTTGAAGACGATTCCACCTCGGTACCCGCGACAGCATTTGCCAAATATGCCCGCACCGATTACCGGGGGAAATCCAACTTTATTGAGGCCTACGGAAATTTCAAGTTTGGGAAAAAAATGGAGTTCCTGCTCGGCCTGGAAAACCGCAGCCAAAACATGAGCCAGGTGTACAACTCCGTCAGTGATTTTGGCAATTCCCGCGAAGAGTTGACCTCCGATTTTACCCAAACCAGCCTCTTCAGCACTTTCGCTTCTTTAAACGTAAGGGATCTAGGGGTTTTTGGCCTGGAAATTGGGGGGCGTTTCAATCAGCATTCTGAATTTGGCAGCTACAGCACTTTTAACTTAAACCCCTACCTGTTCATCAACCAGCAATTGAAAACATTTGTCAATTGGTCGAGTAGTTTTAAAGCACCGACTCAGTATCAGTTGTTTTCGATCTATGGCAATCAAGGCTTACAACCCGAGGTAGGCATTAATGTTGAGTTGGGTACCCAATGGTTTAGCAAAGATCAATCCAGCCAGCTGCGGGCGGTGTATTTCATCCGCTCCATTCAGGACGTGATCATTTTCCGTTCTACCTCCGGGCCTCCGTTTGGCCAGTATACCAATTTTAACCAACAAGACGATGCAGGGTTGGAATTGGATGGCCAAAGCCAATTGGGTAAACTCAAATTGGGTTTCAATTATACCTATGTAGACGGCAAAGTAAGCACTGAGCTCCGGCCCGGCCGCGATACTGCTTACTTCAACCTGATCCGCAGGCCCAAACACGCCATCAACCTTAACTTCGGCTACTCGATTGGAAAAAAATGGGAGGTATCGCTGGCACTGCGCGCTCTGGGCAAACGCATCGACATCTATTTTGACAACAACACCTTTCAGTCGCGTCAGGTAGAATTGGATCCCTACCTCACCCTGGATCTGTACCAGGAATACCGTGTCAATCCGAAATTAAAAGTGTTTTTGGACTTGCGAAACCTGGGCAACCAGCAGTTTTTTGACACCTACGGATACAACGCTCGCCGTTTCAACTTCACGTTTGGATTGTCGCAGAAATTTTAG
- a CDS encoding vanadium-dependent haloperoxidase — MKNWLLPLKTLAFTAVLGALVFSCEKDDPSDIDNDLQGDPLKETFELAKTWNDVQLGVERFTPGYRPPIAARTLGYTGLAAYEAIVNGMSDKYNSFDGYFKGLDIPEPNSGEEYHWPTVLNATYARAITHFYPTAPAAQLFNVYSTEQDYNEKFRLDVPNAVYVRSQDFGRLVADAVFNWSRTDKEGDGAFLRTSDPNYVPPGGVGKWKPTFPDFSPALLPHWGKVRTFVADATDVCPEPLAYSTDPNSEIYKQALEPFNLVNQIKAGTGNAATEHWIADFWSDDCATLTFTPAGRFIAVATQLIEKEDLSLGEAVELYARVGMGLADAGIRSWHQKFTYNYQRPIDYIRQVMPNASNWNSVMCPDGSGRYFTPPFPAYPSGHATFGAVAAEIFSNVLGENYQFTDRCHEGRTEFIGKPRTFTSFRQMAEENAYSRLPIGVHFRMDATSGVSLGYGIGKKVNKLPWRK, encoded by the coding sequence ATGAAAAATTGGTTACTCCCTCTAAAAACCTTGGCTTTTACAGCTGTCCTCGGAGCGTTGGTCTTTTCTTGCGAAAAGGACGATCCAAGCGATATCGATAACGATCTTCAAGGAGACCCCTTGAAGGAAACTTTTGAATTGGCAAAAACCTGGAATGATGTTCAATTAGGAGTTGAGCGTTTTACTCCTGGTTACCGTCCACCCATTGCGGCGCGTACCCTGGGGTATACCGGATTAGCTGCATATGAAGCCATCGTGAACGGCATGTCAGATAAATACAATTCTTTTGATGGATATTTTAAAGGTTTGGATATTCCCGAACCTAACAGTGGTGAAGAGTATCATTGGCCAACGGTATTGAATGCGACTTATGCTCGTGCCATTACGCATTTTTATCCTACAGCTCCAGCAGCACAACTTTTCAACGTATATTCTACGGAACAAGATTATAATGAAAAATTCCGCTTGGACGTACCCAACGCGGTGTATGTGCGTTCTCAGGATTTTGGACGTTTGGTAGCTGATGCCGTATTCAATTGGTCTAGAACAGATAAGGAAGGTGACGGTGCATTTTTGCGCACCAGCGATCCAAACTACGTTCCTCCCGGCGGAGTTGGGAAGTGGAAGCCTACTTTCCCCGATTTTTCCCCGGCATTGTTACCTCACTGGGGAAAGGTGCGTACGTTTGTAGCGGATGCTACCGATGTTTGCCCCGAGCCTTTGGCTTATAGTACGGATCCGAATTCCGAAATTTACAAGCAAGCTTTGGAGCCTTTCAATTTGGTTAACCAGATCAAAGCTGGGACTGGAAATGCTGCAACTGAGCACTGGATTGCGGATTTTTGGAGTGATGATTGCGCTACGCTGACCTTTACGCCCGCCGGACGCTTCATTGCGGTTGCCACTCAATTGATTGAAAAAGAAGACTTGAGCCTGGGCGAAGCGGTAGAATTGTACGCCAGAGTCGGAATGGGCCTTGCTGATGCGGGTATCCGCTCCTGGCACCAAAAGTTTACTTACAATTACCAGCGCCCCATTGATTACATCCGTCAGGTGATGCCAAATGCCAGCAACTGGAATTCGGTGATGTGCCCTGATGGATCTGGCCGCTATTTCACCCCTCCTTTCCCTGCGTACCCTTCTGGCCACGCTACTTTTGGAGCGGTTGCAGCGGAAATTTTTTCCAATGTTTTGGGTGAAAATTACCAATTTACGGATCGTTGCCACGAGGGGCGCACCGAATTTATCGGCAAGCCACGTACCTTTACTTCTTTCCGTCAAATGGCGGAAGAAAACGCTTACTCTCGTTTACCCATCGGCGTACACTTCCGCATGGATGCTACGTCCGGCGTATCGCTGGGTTACGGTATTGGCAAAAAAGTGAACAAATTGCCCTGGCGCAAGTAA
- a CDS encoding acyl-CoA dehydrogenase family protein, translating to MSLENGANTPPIQKRSREDRFQGHDYYNIDDLLSEDHLLAREAVRTWVKQEVTPIIEEYSDRAQCPTHLFKGLAEIGAFGPSLPEEYGGGGMDEIAYGIIMQELERGDSGIRSMASVQGSLVMYPIYRFGSEEQRRKYLPKLGNGDFIGCFGLTEPDHGSNPNGMVTNIKDDGDAYILNGAKMWITNSPLADVAVVWAKDESGIVRGVIVERGMPGFSAPEIHGKLSLRASITGELVFEDVRVPKSNLLPNVQGMKGPLSCLSKARYGIAWGAIGAAMDCYDSALRYAKERNQFGRPIAQFQLTQKKLAEMITEITKAQLLAWRLGTLANQGKATPGQISMAKRNNVNMALEIAREARQIHGGMGITNEYPVMRHMMNLETVLTYEGTHDIHLLITGMDVTGLNAFQ from the coding sequence ATGTCCTTAGAAAACGGGGCGAACACACCGCCAATTCAGAAACGATCCCGCGAAGATCGCTTTCAGGGGCACGATTATTACAACATTGATGACCTGCTCAGTGAAGACCATTTGCTGGCTCGCGAGGCGGTACGCACCTGGGTGAAACAAGAAGTAACCCCAATCATTGAAGAATATTCCGACCGGGCGCAATGCCCTACCCATTTATTCAAAGGGCTTGCCGAAATCGGCGCTTTTGGACCTAGTCTACCCGAAGAATACGGTGGCGGAGGAATGGATGAAATCGCCTACGGCATCATCATGCAGGAGTTGGAACGTGGCGATTCGGGCATCCGCTCGATGGCCTCCGTGCAAGGCTCTTTGGTCATGTACCCCATTTACCGGTTTGGTTCTGAGGAACAACGCCGTAAATACCTCCCCAAATTGGGCAATGGCGACTTTATCGGTTGTTTTGGCCTCACCGAACCCGACCATGGCTCCAATCCCAACGGGATGGTAACCAACATCAAAGACGATGGCGATGCCTATATTTTGAATGGTGCCAAAATGTGGATCACCAATTCTCCGCTGGCTGATGTAGCCGTAGTATGGGCCAAAGACGAAAGTGGGATCGTGCGCGGGGTGATCGTCGAACGTGGTATGCCCGGTTTTTCTGCCCCGGAAATTCACGGCAAGTTGTCTTTGCGGGCTTCCATTACGGGAGAACTGGTTTTTGAAGACGTGAGGGTTCCCAAAAGCAACCTCCTGCCTAATGTACAAGGCATGAAAGGTCCGCTGTCCTGTTTGTCCAAAGCGCGTTACGGGATTGCCTGGGGTGCCATTGGGGCCGCGATGGATTGTTACGACTCCGCATTGCGTTACGCCAAGGAGCGCAATCAGTTTGGTCGCCCCATCGCCCAGTTCCAGCTCACCCAAAAAAAGCTGGCGGAAATGATCACCGAGATCACCAAGGCTCAACTTTTGGCTTGGCGCTTGGGTACCCTGGCCAACCAGGGCAAAGCCACTCCTGGTCAAATTTCGATGGCCAAACGCAACAACGTCAACATGGCTTTGGAAATAGCCCGCGAAGCACGCCAAATCCACGGCGGCATGGGCATTACCAATGAATACCCAGTCATGCGCCACATGATGAACCTGGAAACCGTACTTACCTACGAAGGTACTCACGATATACACCTGCTCATTACCGGTATGGATGTTACCGGACTCAATGCTTTTCAATAA
- a CDS encoding TonB-dependent receptor, with amino-acid sequence MKKTILYFIAFFSSIAIFAQEDNLARITGTVKDGSNSQMVELVTIYIKGTQINTSSAENGRYSLDVPANRDLELVFSRVGFKESVVNVKAMPPRSAKQIDVELAPMDSDIEFVVRESRLETAGMVRESMEGFKVLPTTTGNLESILPHIALGTSSGTGGELSSQYNVRGGNYDENLVYVNDFEIYRPQLIRAGQQEGLSFPNIDLMRDLSFSSGGFEARYGDKQSSVLDIKYKRPDSLRASAAASFLGGSTHIEGSFKTGKDNFRRFRYLAGARYKTNRYLLSSLDVKGEYVPNFADIQTYLTYDITRDLQVSFLGNYNRSRFTFVPEEGSSAFGLINYALQLYTVFEGREVDDFTTSMGGLALTYLPDRKRNPLFLKLLGSRYRSDENERFDIIGDYSLRQIESNFGAGNFGDVISELGTGTQHLYVRNFLNIEVTNLEHRGGIELQTTHLNSDNTSSHFLQWAIKLQQENISDRINEWERLDSAGYSIPYDTANIYLFSVLKTSNQLNSTRVNGFFQDTYTFRNNSKGEWRISAGVRATYWDLNQEALFSPRAQLLYKPLGIKKDISYRLAAGLYVQPPFYREMRAPDGTVNTDLKAQKSMHLVAGLTYDFYMGQNPKKFRLIGEAYYKSLWDMVSYEIENVRIRYSGRNDSEGYIAGIDLRMNGEFVPGAESYINLSLLRARERITGVQHLVREVGQEEATPVKDVPRPTDRLFNLSMFFQDYLPKNENFKMHLNLTVGGGLPYGLRGNNVVYRNTYRFNPYHRVDIGFSFQLWDRLKMANKRPNHYLRFTRNSWMSLEVFNLLDVQNQAGNNWIKTVFQQQYAIPTYLTSRRINLRLRVEF; translated from the coding sequence ATGAAAAAAACCATACTATACTTCATCGCCTTCTTTTCCTCGATTGCGATTTTTGCTCAAGAAGACAACCTTGCGCGCATTACCGGTACCGTCAAAGATGGTTCCAACAGCCAAATGGTGGAACTGGTGACCATTTATATAAAAGGTACCCAGATCAATACCTCCAGTGCTGAAAATGGCCGTTACAGCCTGGATGTTCCCGCCAATCGCGATCTGGAATTGGTTTTTTCCCGGGTTGGCTTTAAAGAATCCGTGGTGAATGTCAAAGCGATGCCTCCACGCAGCGCCAAACAAATCGACGTAGAATTAGCCCCCATGGATTCGGATATTGAGTTTGTGGTGCGGGAAAGCCGGCTCGAAACAGCGGGCATGGTGCGCGAAAGTATGGAAGGATTCAAGGTGCTGCCCACCACTACGGGCAACCTGGAAAGTATTTTACCCCATATTGCCTTGGGAACCAGCAGTGGAACTGGTGGGGAACTCAGCTCACAATACAACGTGCGGGGTGGAAATTACGACGAAAACCTCGTGTACGTCAATGATTTTGAAATTTATCGACCCCAATTGATCCGCGCCGGCCAACAAGAAGGTTTGAGCTTTCCCAACATCGATTTGATGCGGGATCTTTCCTTTTCTTCGGGAGGTTTTGAGGCGCGCTACGGTGACAAACAATCCTCCGTACTCGACATCAAATACAAACGCCCCGATAGTTTGCGGGCATCCGCAGCGGCGAGTTTTTTGGGCGGCTCTACCCATATTGAGGGCAGTTTCAAAACGGGTAAAGACAATTTCCGACGGTTTCGCTACCTGGCGGGCGCCCGGTACAAAACCAACCGTTATCTACTTAGCTCGCTGGATGTGAAAGGGGAATACGTGCCCAATTTTGCCGATATCCAAACCTATCTCACCTACGACATTACCCGCGACCTGCAAGTGAGTTTCCTCGGCAACTACAACCGCTCTCGTTTCACCTTCGTCCCGGAGGAAGGTTCCAGTGCATTCGGCTTGATCAATTACGCGCTACAATTGTACACCGTTTTTGAAGGCCGGGAAGTCGACGATTTTACTACCTCCATGGGCGGTCTGGCGCTCACGTATTTACCCGACCGCAAACGCAATCCCTTGTTTTTAAAACTGCTGGGTTCGCGTTATCGCTCGGATGAAAACGAACGTTTCGACATCATTGGCGACTACAGCCTGCGGCAAATTGAATCCAATTTTGGCGCTGGCAACTTTGGTGACGTGATTTCCGAGCTGGGGACGGGCACGCAACACCTGTACGTGCGCAACTTCCTCAACATCGAAGTCACCAATCTTGAACACCGGGGCGGAATCGAACTACAAACCACCCACTTGAACAGCGACAATACCAGTAGCCATTTTTTGCAATGGGCCATCAAACTCCAGCAAGAAAACATCAGCGACCGCATCAATGAGTGGGAACGCCTGGATTCTGCCGGTTATTCCATTCCTTACGATACGGCCAACATCTACCTGTTCAGTGTACTCAAAACCAGCAACCAACTCAATTCTACGCGGGTCAACGGCTTCTTTCAGGATACTTATACTTTTCGGAACAACAGCAAAGGGGAATGGCGGATTTCTGCCGGGGTAAGGGCGACGTATTGGGATTTGAACCAGGAGGCGCTTTTCTCGCCACGGGCGCAATTGTTGTACAAACCCCTGGGCATCAAAAAAGACATCTCTTATCGTTTGGCGGCGGGCTTGTACGTCCAGCCCCCCTTCTACCGCGAGATGCGTGCGCCCGATGGGACGGTCAATACAGACTTGAAAGCGCAAAAATCCATGCACCTGGTGGCGGGTTTGACCTACGATTTTTACATGGGTCAAAATCCTAAAAAGTTCCGCCTGATTGGCGAAGCCTATTACAAGTCACTTTGGGACATGGTTTCGTATGAAATTGAAAATGTGCGGATTCGTTACTCTGGTCGGAACGACTCGGAAGGCTACATTGCCGGGATCGATTTGCGGATGAATGGGGAATTTGTACCCGGTGCAGAGTCTTACATCAACTTGTCCCTGCTGAGGGCACGCGAGCGCATCACGGGCGTGCAACACCTGGTTCGTGAAGTTGGTCAGGAAGAGGCCACTCCGGTGAAAGATGTACCCCGCCCCACCGACCGCTTGTTCAACCTTTCGATGTTTTTCCAGGATTATTTGCCGAAAAACGAAAACTTCAAAATGCACCTTAACCTCACGGTGGGTGGAGGTTTACCCTATGGTTTGCGCGGCAACAATGTGGTTTACCGCAATACCTACCGCTTCAATCCGTACCACCGCGTCGACATTGGTTTTTCCTTCCAACTTTGGGATCGCCTCAAAATGGCCAACAAAAGGCCCAACCACTACCTGCGTTTTACCCGCAACTCCTGGATGAGCCTTGAGGTTTTTAACCTGCTGGATGTGCAAAACCAGGCGGGCAACAACTGGATCAAAACCGTTTTTCAACAACAATACGCCATCCCCACTTACCTGACCTCCCGACGCATCAACCTGAGGCTAAGGGTAGAGTTTTAA